A window of Macrotis lagotis isolate mMagLag1 chromosome X, bilby.v1.9.chrom.fasta, whole genome shotgun sequence contains these coding sequences:
- the LOC141502386 gene encoding small integral membrane protein 10-like protein 3 isoform X4 — protein sequence MAAALSALALRLSRSAAARSYGVFCKGLTRTLLIFFDLAWRLRINFPYLYIVASMMLNVRLQSFPVH from the coding sequence ATGGCGGCGGCCCTGTCCGCCCTGGCTCTCCGGCTCTCCCGATCAGCCGCCGCGCGCTCCTATGGAGTCTTCTGCAAGGGGCTGACCCGGACCCTGCTCATCTTCTTCGACCTGGCCTGGCGGCTCCGCATCAACTTCCCCTACCTTTACATCGTGGCCTCCATGATGCTCAATGTCCGGCTGCAG
- the LOC141502386 gene encoding small integral membrane protein 10-like protein 3 isoform X5, with amino-acid sequence MAAALSALALRLSRSAAARSYGVFCKGLTRTLLIFFDLAWRLRINFPYLYIVASMMLNVRLQVHIEIH; translated from the exons ATGGCGGCGGCCCTGTCCGCCCTGGCTCTCCGGCTCTCCCGATCAGCCGCCGCGCGCTCCTATGGAGTCTTCTGCAAGGGGCTGACCCGGACCCTGCTCATCTTCTTCGACCTGGCCTGGCGGCTCCGCATCAACTTCCCCTACCTTTACATCGTGGCCTCCATGATGCTCAATGTCCGGCTGCAG gtacATATTGAGATCCACTGA